The DNA sequence GTGATCAAGAGTGCCATAATACGAATGGAAGCTACATATGTTCATGCGAGTTTGGATTTGTCTTGTCTCAAGATAGCAAGAGTTGTCGAGGTAAGaaatgacgacgacgacaatgGTGATGGTAATGATGCCAATTGGCCGAAAATCTTAGAAATTTCTGCTATTGACTTGTTTAATCGTTTCAAGTGAGACTAAGTTAACCTTTTAATAAAATATCCTCACCACATACCTTTTACAGAATATgtttaaaatatgaaagttaACCAGAGACCGCAAGTAGACCTTTGTTAGGTCTTTCTCATGTAAAACTTCGTCCCTATTAAGTCTGCTTTGTCAGAATCACCTTTACTTCGACTTGGAGAGATATTGCTTAATTTTTTAATCTTACTTTTCGTAATAACTTGCAagggttggttggttggttggctTCTGAAATATCGGTAGCAATGCATATTATCATCACTAATTTTGTGGctattttcgtcaaatgttctTTGCTTTATTATTCCTTCAGTAAAAAGACAACTAAAATATCTGATCGTCTGTTTGCTTGCTCTTTTGTACCGTTGTTTGCTGTAAGAATTGCATTAATGTCTTTGGCTTTCCTTCAGATATCTGTGTGCCTCATTCTTGTCGTCATGGTAGATGTGTACCTTCTGAAGATAATACCCCTGCATGTGATTGCACGGATTCTGGATACGAAGGTCAACATTGTGAAATGGGAGTGATTACTGTACAAGAGATGCCTTCACTGATCGCTGGTGAAACATATCCCATCACCATAGAAGCCCGACCGGATAGCGATCTCACAATTGTTCCAATGAGCGATCACGTAGAATTTATTCCACCCACCCTAATGTTTACATCAGAGCAAACGTCCCTGCAAACTACGGTGATACCTAAGAAATCAGGGGAATTAACAGCTGTACTTCAGCTGTTTGGCTCAAGCGCTCGAGCATATCAGCAAGCACAGTTTTATTTGTCGGTCCTTTCAgcatttgaaaagtttgatatttCAGACTTTTCACTACCCTGGGGTTGTCATGACGAGTTCCTTTCCCAGTGCCCGGCTCCATCTACGCTATTCTTAGCATTGTCTTCAACATCAACATGGTATCAGCTGAAAGGAAACAGCAACGTGAGGTACACGCTTGGGATAGTGTTTCTCGATGTAAGCGGTTTCCGGCTACCCATATCTTTGAAGGGTATTCaaataattcaaacaacttGGCAGTTTACCATACAGGCTTTACCTACAACGATCAAAGAAGGTGATGGCCTTGTGATAAATTCCAATCAAAACACAGAAGCCAAATGTTCTGATTTCAATGTTACAGTTTATGATATTGAGGAGTTCATCGAAAACGACTCTTTCCTTCGCACCTTTATTGCTGGGTTAGTCGAAAAGTTGCCGGACTGGATTAAACTGATATACCGTGGAATGGAGTACGTGTCATTTAATGACATTTCTGCAAGTATGAATCAGGGGAAGGACCTTGTCGGGATTTCTTCCTGTCGGGGTGCCCCTGTGTACAATGATTACCTTTATACCACATTCCAGTTCAAAGGAAATGCAAATGTGTCTGTATTTGGAGAGATGGTGTCACTGCCAGACCCCCTCGTAGGCAGGAAGTTTTGTCTTCTTGTAGACATATGTAACGATTTCCTCGgaactgtaattttaatgtttccaAAGGACTCAAGAATCGACCTCGCGACATTTTCTTTTCTGAACTTCCTTGCTGATAAAAACTGGAGTCTAACACTCGGGGGTATCGGACTTTCCTACAGTAGAAAGCTTAGTCCGATTGAGACCGATGTTGAACTGTGGAATGGTGACCATTACTTTTCCTACGAACAACCACTGGGATATAATGCTTGGATGAAATTCCATGTTTCAAAGGACGACGACGGCGATGGTAAGATTGGATTTTCAGTAGACGGCCAGTTAACCATTATGTTGTCTGTTCAGGATTTGGAAAAGGTAATGTAAAGTTTCCGCAATAGATAGCTCTATCTGTATAAGTGTTTCAGTCGGGAAATGAGGAGTGCCATATTGATTCTTAAATGACGTACACAATACGTGAATCGTTTTGAATTCTTGAAAATCTTAAAATATAtcgtattatttaatttttggtaCCTGTTGATACTGTTTTAATTGTTCACAAAACTATTCAGGCCCTTACTCACATCTTAGTGGCCCGTTGGGATGCACTGATACTGTTCAAGGCTGGACTTAACCTACATTTTCGACTGAAGATCTTTGGCCAGCAGGTCGATATTTCTTTTGAAGCACTTAGAGCGACGGCCATTGGCTACCTCTCTATTGGCGGTAAGAAAGAGTTTTTTGAATAGTAATAATaacattattcaaaataataacattattcaatataagtaaactgcatatcctCTTGTTCGCCAAATAATGTTTTAAAAGAGACATCGATTTACGTGACTGATTAGGTAAACGTCAATTTCGATATTCGTGATGATTTACGTGACTGAATAGGTAAACGTGAATTTCGATGTTGAAACTTAAAGCACATCTTGAATACGATGTACCGACAAACTCAGTGGTATTAGTTGCAGAATTATAATTTAATAAGTTATTACATGTAATTAATTGAAGGGTTTTAATGGAGAAGGAAAATTGCAAACTACTCCATAAGTTATGGATTATTGGATTTGTCTATTGTTGATGCTTTAAAACAGTGAAGGATATGCCTCTGGTCATTAATGATGTGTTGTTGAAAATACTCTTGATATCGATATTTCTGCTTTTACTTGATTTGCAGGATTTGGGAGAAAATGGTGTGGCGAGTCCGCCGATCCACCTGGGCTGTTTTTGAATCTATTGTTCAACATACAGCCCTTTGGAAATTCTCCATTAGCTCAATTTTTCTTGCCACGTATCGATATTATCGTATCCGCATTTCTGAACTATGATGTCTCTGACAAAATAAGTAGCATGCCTTTTGATGATTCAATTATTACACCACTCATAAATGCATTAAAACCAGACATTCAACAACTACTCAATTTGATCACAAACTTCACCACATCGTTGCACAGTCATTTGGATCAGGCAATTTCGAAGGAGCTCTCTAACTTAAGAACACAGGCAACAGAGTTACGAACGGAAATTGAGAACACCATTCGTAGTCTGCCAACAAGCATGCTAAAAGATATTCCTGATATTGTCTCTCCCCTCAAGACTTCAGTTCATGGCCTTCAAACATCATGGAAAAACTTTAAAAACGAATTGGTAACAAGGTCACACCACCTGAAGTCTGATGTCATAGTTTACATGGAAAGCTACGTCAATGAGACAAAAAAGCGCATCGATAAGGTGGTGAAGAACTACCTTTATCACATGTTGAGCCTTAAAAACGGTTGTCAGGTGTAGGTTTCCGGTTTGCTTCAAAGCTGAAAATATTTGGATTGGAATTTGGCCTCGTAGAGGTTGAATTAGTTGCATCATCAAAATTGGGACAATGTAGTAAATTTAGCCATGTGTATCAGTATCTAGAGGATGAAATTGCAGTCAGAGGGCTGGTCGTGTTACCTGTCTATTCAAGGGTCGGCGATTATATCATGATAAAACAAGTCGGGCACGAGCTTGCTTTGTCACTGGAGAGGTTTGCCTTCATCTTTCGTTTTGTGGCCCGTATTCAAATTCTCGGGCTGATAAGTTCAGAGGCCAATCTTTTCATCAATCAGGAATTCGTCTTCTTTGAAGTGGAGGGGAATATTTGGGATATATGTTATGCAGTTATTAGTGCACGGGTAAGTGTAATGGTCCCTTGGCAAGATCAAATGTGGATGATTGCCGGTGAATTTGGTTTTGGAACGCGATCATTT is a window from the Ptychodera flava strain L36383 chromosome 11, AS_Pfla_20210202, whole genome shotgun sequence genome containing:
- the LOC139143876 gene encoding uncharacterized protein, producing MNAILMSVSKSVSTLKVPICVRAIVDTSWKDRVAQISMNVYIRMVDVITNVKIPLVATLVLAEVDIFSEMMEESVRVDIDECLDGNSECIHHCENLPGKYACICLPGHQGDPLVDCQDVDECQEGTSACEQGCFNTPGSFQCICQPGYSLDSNRRTCSTHNACEDGNHGCEHICQSLRGQASCSCYPGYSLASDNRTCIDMDECEEGIDLCDQECHNTNGSYICSCEFGFVLSQDSKSCRDICVPHSCRHGRCVPSEDNTPACDCTDSGYEGQHCEMGVITVQEMPSLIAGETYPITIEARPDSDLTIVPMSDHVEFIPPTLMFTSEQTSLQTTVIPKKSGELTAVLQLFGSSARAYQQAQFYLSVLSAFEKFDISDFSLPWGCHDEFLSQCPAPSTLFLALSSTSTWYQLKGNSNVRYTLGIVFLDVSGFRLPISLKGIQIIQTTWQFTIQALPTTIKEGDGLVINSNQNTEAKCSDFNVTVYDIEEFIENDSFLRTFIAGLVEKLPDWIKLIYRGMEYVSFNDISASMNQGKDLVGISSCRGAPVYNDYLYTTFQFKGNANVSVFGEMVSLPDPLVGRKFCLLVDICNDFLGTVILMFPKDSRIDLATFSFLNFLADKNWSLTLGGIGLSYSRKLSPIETDVELWNGDHYFSYEQPLGYNAWMKFHVSKDDDGDGKIGFSVDGQLTIMLSVQDLEKALTHILVARWDALILFKAGLNLHFRLKIFGQQVDISFEALRATAIGYLSIGGFGRKWCGESADPPGLFLNLLFNIQPFGNSPLAQFFLPRIDIIVSAFLNYDVSDKISSMPFDDSIITPLINALKPDIQQLLNLITNFTTSLHSHLDQAISKELSNLRTQATELRTEIENTIRSLPTSMLKDIPDIVSPLKTSVHGLQTSWKNFKNELVTRSHHLKSDVIVYMESYVNETKKRIDKVVKNYLYHMLSLKNGCQV